One window of the Balaenoptera ricei isolate mBalRic1 chromosome X, mBalRic1.hap2, whole genome shotgun sequence genome contains the following:
- the C1GALT1C1 gene encoding C1GALT1-specific chaperone 1: protein MLSESSSFLKGVMLGSIFCALITMLGHIRIGHGNRMHHHEHHHLQAPNKEDILKISEDERMELSKSFRVYCIILVKPKDVSLWAAVKETWTKHCDKAEFFSSENVKVFESINMETNDMWLMMRKAYKYAFDKYRDKYNWFFLARPTTFAIIENLKYFLLKKDPSQPFYLGHTIKSGDLEYVSMEGGIVLSVESMKRLNSLLSIPEKCPEQGGMIWKISEDKQLAVCLKYAGVFAENAEDAEGKDVFNTKSVGLFIKEAMTNHPNQVVEGCCSDMAVTFNGLTPNQMHVMMYGVYRLRAFGHIFNDALVFLPPNGSDND from the coding sequence ATGCTTTCTGAAAGCAGTTCATTTTTGAAGGGTGTAATGCTTGGAAGCATTTTCTGTGCCTTGATCACTATGCTAGGACACATTAGGATTGgtcatggaaatagaatgcaCCACCATGAGCATCATCACCTACAAGCTCCTAATAAAGAAGATATCTTGAAAATTTCAGAGGATGAACGCATGGAGCTCAGTAAGAGCTTTCGAGTATACTGTATCATCCTTGTCAAACCCAAAGATGTGAGTCTCTGGGCTGCAGTGAAGGAAACTTGGACCAAACACTGTGACAAAGCAGAGTTCTTCAGTTCTGAAAATGTTAAAGTGTTTGAGTCAATTAACATGGAAACAAATGACATGTGGTTAATGATGAGAAAAGCTTACAAATACGCCTTTGATAAATATAGAGACAAATACAACTGGTTCTTCCTTGCACGCCCCACTACGTTTGCTATTATTGAAAACTTAAAGTACTTTTTGTTAAAAAAGGATCCATCACAACCTTTCTATCTAGGCCACACTATAAAATCTGGAGACCTCGAGTATGTGAGTATGGAAGGAGGAATTGTCTTAAGTGTAGAATCAATGAAAAGACTTAACAGCCTTCTCAGTATTCCTGAAAAGTGTCCTGAACAGGGAGGGATGATTTGGAAGATATCTGAAGATAAGCAGCTAGCAGTCTGCCTGAAATATGCTGGAGTATTTGCAGAAAATGCAGAAGATGCGGAAGGAAAAGACGTATTTAACACCAAGTCTGTTGGGCTTTTTATTAAAGAGGCAATGACTAATCACCCCAACCAGGTAGTAGAAGGATGTTGTTCAGATATGGCTGTTACTTTTAATGGACTGACGCCTAATCAGATGCACGTAATGATGTACGGGGTATACCGCCTTAGGGCATTTGGGCATATTTTCAATGATGCATTGGTATTCCTACCTCCAAATGGTTCTGATAATGACTGA